In the Hordeum vulgare subsp. vulgare chromosome 7H, MorexV3_pseudomolecules_assembly, whole genome shotgun sequence genome, one interval contains:
- the LOC123407111 gene encoding uncharacterized protein LOC123407111: MTEGGIVVAICQHGGEFTSGPNGNLVYKGGEAHAVDVSREMPLDSFKDEVSKVFHVDVTDMSFKYFLPNNNRTLITISCDRDLQRMVDFTASAAQVDVFVISTGENRSVVTYTGPSTVKAGSNAQGDKRKRLPSKNKASKSNKKTPNATGAAVQANTHDVNQPRPAATINDYNEDFQLEFGHDVAFVTTTEAVSSAPDVMSQEKLALVDTTQRELIGPFDDSINAYDGSEIIIDPPQELTNNPTMFWDDIIKGVGQEFDNVKDFRAQLCKYSISKGFAYRFIKNETTRVTVKCVGDGCTWRLHASESSRSKKFVIKKMTDVHTCGGEGGEGQRRATRQWLTTIIKEKLRVNSLLKPKDLVKEIYEEYGVLLTYSQVWRGREVAQKEMFHVMRETFGHLPWYRERLFQTNPGSSLELSQTVDTRRVFIAFHASLHGFVSGCRPLLFLDKVPLKATNEYKLLVAAAVDADDGIFPVAFNVVEDESYDSWVWFLMQLRIALQYHNYPLDAMTFLSNGRKGLDAAVPHVFEDSHHAFCLHYIMEEFRGELRKGPWSQQIRDAMVEDFTRAAEACSVDEFNASIQSIRNISTEAADWIIASKPEHWSDAVFGGCRYDHFSSDIVDAFNNWIPTKKEGSMVLMIDSLRIKIAEVMEARREACKSWEGPLTPSMDFKAQGEMSKASKLTVLCSSETVFEVRGSGIFVVNLRNWECTCRRWQLSGLPCMHAVAVFNRIGRSFYDYCSKFLKIESYHMTYSGTILPIPDMDTFDFSAGAMIPPPKPRTSDKPRRKRFNPNKVTTLIRLCSRCKQAGHNKATCEAAL; encoded by the exons ATGACAGAGGGTGGTATTGTGGTGGCCATTTGCCAACACGGCGGGGAGTTCACTTCTGGCCCCAACGGGAATTTGGTCTACAAAGGGGGAGAAGCTCACGCCGTTGACGTCTCTCGGGAGATGCCACTGGACAGCTTCAAGGACGAGGTGTCCAAGGTGTTCCATGTCGATGTCACCGATATGTCGTTCAAATACTTTCTGCCGAACAATAACAGAACGCTCATCACAATCTCATGTGATCGGGATTTGCAACGGATGGTTGATTTTACTGCTAGTGCTGCACAAGTAGACGTTTTTGTCATTAGTACAGGGGAGAACAG GAGTGTCGTAACGTACACTGGACCTTCCACTGTTAAAGCTGGATCTAACGCACAGGGTGACAAAAGGAAAAGGCTACCTTCCAAAAACAA gGCATCCAAAAGTAACAAGAAGACCCCAAATGCTACTGGTGCTGCAGTTCAAGCTAATACTCATGATGTCAATCAACCAAGACCGGCGGCGACTATAAATGATTACAATGA GGATTTTCAACTAGAATTTGGGCATGATGTTGCCTTTGTCACCACAACCGAAGCTGTTTCCTCTGCCCCAGATGTTATGAGTCAGGAGAAGCTTGCTCTCGTTGATACCACACAAAG GGAACTAATTGGGCCTTTTGATGATTCAATCAATGCATATGATGGTTCCGAGATCATAATAGATCCTCCGCAGGAACTTACCAATAACCCCACTATGTTCTGGGATGACATTATTAAAGGTGTTGGTCAAGAATTTGATAATGTGAAGGATTTCCGAGCTCAGTTGTGCAAATATTCCATCAGTAAAGGATTTGCGTACCGATTCATAAAAAATGAAACCACCAGAGTCACTGTGAAGTGTGTTGGGGATGGCTGCACCTGGcgattgcatgcatccgagtcatCTCGTAGCAAGAAGTTTGTTATCAAGAAAATGACTGATGTGCACACATgtggaggagaaggtggagaggGTCAGCGGCGAGCAACAAGGCAGTGGCTGACTACCATCATTAAGGAGAAACTGCGTGTGAACTCATTACTCAAGCCGAAGGACCTTGTCAAGGAAATATATGAAGAATACGGAGTTCTGCTGACCTATTCACAGGTTTGGCGAGGTAGAGAAGTGGCGCAGAAGGAGATGTTTCATGTTATGAGGGAGACATTTGGCCATTTGCCCTGGTACCGGGAAAGACTTTTTCAGACTAACCCAGGGAGCTCACTTGAATTATCTCAGACAGTGGATACACGCCGTGTTTTTATCGCATTCCATGCTTCTTTGCACGGTTTTGTAAGTGGGTGCAGGCCCCTCCTTTTTCTTGACAAGGTTCCGCTCAAAGCGACAAATGAGTACAAGTTGCTGGTTGCAGCTGCAGTTGATGCAGATGATGGTATCTTTCCAGTGGCATTTAATGTGGTTGAAGATGAAAGTTATGACAGCTGGGTTTGGTTCTTGATGCAGCTGAGGATTGCTCTCCAATATCACAACTACCCGTTGGATGCTATGACATTCTTGTCCAATGGACGAAAGGGACTGGATGCTGCTGTCCCACATGTGTTTGAAGATAGCCACCACGCCTTCTGTTTACATTATATCATGGAGGAATTCAGAGGAGAACTGAGGAAGGGACCATGGTCGCAACAGATAAGAGATGCGATGGTCGAGGATTTTACTCGTGCGGCCGAAGCATGTAGCGTTGATGAGTTTAATGCATCAATTCAGAGCATAAGGAATATATCCACTGAAGCTGCCGACTGGATCATTGCGAGTAAGCCAGAGCATTGGTCAGATGCCGTCTTCGGAGGCTGTCGGTATGACCATTTCTCATCGGACATTGTGGATGCATTTAATAACTGGATACCAACAAAGAAGGAGGGGTCGATGGTGCTGATGATAGACTCTCTGAGAATAAAAATAGCGGAGGTAATGGAAGCAAGGCGTGAAGCCTGCAAGTCATGGGAAGGGCCTTTAACGCCTTCCATGGATTTCAAAGCGCAGGGTGAGATGTCGAAGGCTAGTAAGCTGACCGTGCTGTGCTCTTCCGAGACTGTGTTTGAAGTGCGGGGCAGTGGTATTTTTGTTGTTAATCTTCGAAATTGGGAATGCACATGTCGGAGGTGGCAACTTTCCGGTCTCCCTTGTATGCATGCTGTTGCTGTGTTCAACAGGATTGGACGATCTTTCTACGACTACTGTTCCAAGTTTTTAAAAATAGAGAGCTACCATATGACATACTCAGGAACAATCCTCCCAATTCCTGACATGGATACCTTCGATTTTAGTGCTGGGGCAATGATCCCACCTCCCAAGCCTCGTACATCAGATAAACCGAGAAGAAAGAGGTTTAATCCGAACAAGGTAACCACTCTTATACGGCTATGTAGCAGGTGCAAGCAGGCAGGCCACAACAAGGCAACATGTGAAGCTGCTCTGTAG